The Diospyros lotus cultivar Yz01 chromosome 15, ASM1463336v1, whole genome shotgun sequence genome has a window encoding:
- the LOC127792458 gene encoding vascular-related unknown protein 1, giving the protein MGGPFLHSLANLFVLLYICLLEKPSNISAKQISFSDFFSLTLMEDSSADKASASMAAPDAAPEESGWTSYLQDFSRDEDHQQEPTYFSVDASFGSPSLVSDAASGAPWNAILNNNNNRSSNQAFSSSPVEVAVQPKQLSFKKTRTKEISRDDSLEDTASSPVNSPKVSSLKPVESNPRKREDNIESSLKGKGGGSGFCSEFYTDDRENKMTYEDKNIDEYTELKKRGLCLVPFSMLVNYLG; this is encoded by the exons ATGGGCGGTCCCTTTCTCCACTCTCTGGCCAACCTTTTCGTTCTGTTATATATCTGTCTCTTGGAAAAGCCCTCTAATATTTCTGCAAAACAAATCTCTTTCTCTGATTTCTTCTCTCTTACGCTGATGGAGGATTCGTCAGCAGACAAAGCCAGTGCCTCCATGGCCGCACCAGATGCCGCTCCCGAGGAGAGCGGATGGACATCCTACTTGCAAGATTTCTCAAGAGATGAAGACCACCAACAAGAGCCGACTTATTTCTCGGTTGATGCCAGTTTTGGCAGCCCTTCTTTGGTTTCTGATGCCGCTTCTGGTGCGCCATGGAACGCCAtcctcaacaacaacaacaacagaagCAGCAATCAAGCCTTCTCATCTTCTCCCGTTGAAGTCGCAGTGCAGCCAAAGCAATTGAGTTTCAAGAAAACAAGAACCAAAGAGATTTCTCGAGATGATTCCTTGGAGGATACTGCTAGTTCTCCCGTTAACAGCCCCAAG GTTAGCAGCTTGAAGCCGGTGGAGAGCAATCCCAGAAAGAGAGAAGACAAtatagaaagctctctaaag GGAAAAGGAGGCGGCTCTGGTTTTTGTTCAGAATTTTACACAGATGATCGAGAAAACAAGATGACTTATGAAGACAAGAACATTGATGAATATACAGAACTGAAGAAGAGAGGGCTGTGCTTGGTTCCTTTCTCCATGCTAGTCAACTACCTTGGTTAA